From Candidatus Eremiobacterota bacterium, a single genomic window includes:
- a CDS encoding SRPBCC family protein: protein MKIRQSVTFNAPPHEVYEALMDSKKHEAFTRDKAHISRKPGGTFTAYGGYITGKNLELYEDEKIVQLWRTDEWPEGHFSTVTYRLKDLHGSTKLTFTQDGIPEEFCESIRKGWHEYYWRPLKKLLEGR, encoded by the coding sequence ATGAAGATCCGGCAGAGCGTCACTTTTAACGCCCCACCCCACGAGGTGTACGAGGCCCTCATGGACTCGAAGAAGCACGAGGCCTTCACAAGAGACAAGGCCCATATCAGCAGGAAGCCCGGGGGAACCTTTACCGCCTATGGCGGCTACATCACCGGGAAGAACCTTGAGCTTTACGAGGACGAGAAGATAGTGCAGCTCTGGCGGACTGACGAGTGGCCCGAAGGTCATTTTTCCACGGTGACCTACCGCCTCAAGGACCTCCACGGCTCGACAAAGCTCACCTTTACCCAGGACGGCATTCCCGAGGAATTCTGCGAGAGCATCAGAAAGGGCTGGCATGAATACTACTGGAGGCCCCTGAAGAAGCTCCTCGAGGGAAGATAG
- a CDS encoding response regulator, whose protein sequence is MTRGTPVILLVEDDQNSVLLTERALRKTGLEAELVAVADGAGAVAYLEASPLPALMLLDINLPGMSGFEVLKWARAQKTFKDIPAVVLTTSHESRDIIKASDLGAISFLVKPVTTQALREVLIEFVVRQQANLSFLVVDESADMKALTAEGLQRAFPGLRIDFADSADKLHKALDLGRYDLVITDYRLHWTSGFDVLAAVKVKWPHCPVIMFTGEGSEMLAVAAMKAGLDDYVNKSPETVGRLAVAARQAMATARLRWEAREAEARYSMLIKNMNDIVLMFDAEGMVSYCSPSIQRILSITPDEIMGTSIYAIIHPDDLITTLESVQNAILEQGASGPLQLLRFRRRDGTWHYLEAFGRSFLDYDGRISLLVSLRDISEREKAEELIRASEARMRTIFGAMRDAVMVFDRTGRCLEVVPTNPDLLYRPPDELLGKYLHEIFPPDKADFFQGAIQKALDTEQTAEIEYSLPISGKEIWFLTNVSPLTADTVVVVARDATYRKKAGEALRESEERFNKAFHSMPISLAITTVNDGLFIAVNDEFLRLTGRSRDEVIDNTARGFNLWVKPEQRAELLDELERNKFVYNRELQIRRKDGDLRTVLWSADYLKVQSEIFLLSSAVDITEQKRAEEELIRAKERAEIASRAKSEFLAHMSHEIRTPLNGIIGITELLLRAEPNEAQREYLSMVKISTRNLLGILSNVLDMAKIEALKLEPKKVDFNIRKSFSETLKIQKAIAEQKGLSFSIVFSRSLPEMLCGDFTRLNQIMLNLCDNAIRYTEKGHVNISVEVERSSPGGVLIHCTVKDTGCGIPGDLHKAVFEPFFRGETSYTKKLDGMGLGLAISKGIAELLGGRMWLESEPGEGSTFHFTVLLQEKCQEAEVKGTALSRELPSPLKVLVAEDEVINRRVIADFLKDEGHTVVQVGNGEKVLEALEREPFDLILMDIRMPVMNGIEATRRVRQKWGSKVHIIALTAYCLEEDTKNFLEAGVNDCLYKPFEFLDLKDALLKVPQRGAGVCEARSVRMGR, encoded by the coding sequence CCCGTGCGCAGAAGACCTTCAAGGATATTCCTGCCGTGGTCCTCACCACTTCCCATGAGAGCCGGGACATCATAAAAGCCTCTGATCTGGGCGCAATCAGCTTCCTTGTAAAACCCGTCACCACCCAGGCCCTCAGGGAGGTCCTCATTGAATTCGTGGTGCGGCAGCAGGCAAACCTGAGTTTCCTGGTGGTCGATGAAAGCGCTGATATGAAGGCTCTTACCGCCGAAGGGCTCCAGCGCGCTTTTCCCGGCCTGCGCATTGACTTTGCTGACAGTGCCGATAAGCTCCACAAGGCTTTGGACCTGGGCCGCTATGACCTGGTCATCACCGATTACCGCCTTCACTGGACCAGCGGCTTTGATGTCCTTGCCGCCGTCAAGGTAAAGTGGCCCCATTGCCCTGTCATCATGTTCACCGGTGAGGGGAGTGAGATGCTCGCCGTGGCAGCCATGAAAGCGGGCCTTGATGATTACGTGAATAAGTCGCCCGAGACAGTCGGCCGCCTGGCTGTAGCGGCACGGCAGGCCATGGCAACTGCCCGCCTCCGGTGGGAAGCCCGTGAAGCAGAAGCGCGCTACTCCATGCTCATCAAGAATATGAACGATATCGTTTTGATGTTTGATGCCGAAGGCATGGTGAGCTACTGCAGCCCCTCGATACAGAGGATCCTCTCCATCACCCCTGACGAGATCATGGGAACGAGCATATATGCCATAATCCATCCCGATGACCTTATCACTACTCTCGAGTCGGTTCAGAATGCCATACTGGAGCAGGGGGCATCGGGACCCCTTCAGCTTCTCCGTTTCCGCCGCAGGGACGGCACGTGGCATTACCTGGAGGCCTTCGGCAGGAGCTTCCTGGATTATGACGGCAGGATATCCCTGCTGGTGAGCCTCCGCGACATCAGCGAGCGCGAAAAGGCGGAAGAGCTTATCCGCGCCTCTGAAGCCAGGATGCGGACCATCTTCGGGGCAATGCGCGACGCCGTGATGGTCTTCGACAGGACGGGGCGCTGTCTCGAAGTGGTGCCCACCAATCCCGATCTGCTCTACAGGCCCCCTGACGAGCTTCTGGGAAAGTATCTCCACGAGATTTTCCCGCCGGACAAGGCCGATTTTTTCCAGGGAGCCATACAGAAAGCTCTTGATACAGAACAGACCGCAGAGATAGAGTACTCGCTCCCCATAAGCGGGAAAGAGATATGGTTTCTCACCAATGTCTCACCTCTCACGGCGGACACCGTCGTGGTCGTGGCAAGGGATGCCACTTACAGGAAAAAAGCCGGGGAAGCCCTCAGGGAATCTGAAGAGCGCTTCAACAAGGCATTCCATTCCATGCCTATCTCCCTTGCCATCACCACTGTCAATGATGGCTTGTTCATTGCCGTCAATGATGAGTTTCTCCGCCTGACGGGCCGCTCAAGGGATGAAGTAATTGACAATACCGCCCGGGGATTTAATCTCTGGGTAAAGCCCGAGCAGCGTGCCGAGCTTTTGGACGAGCTGGAGAGAAACAAATTCGTCTATAACAGGGAGCTCCAGATCCGGAGAAAGGATGGGGACCTTCGCACAGTCCTCTGGTCAGCCGATTACCTGAAGGTGCAGAGCGAGATCTTCCTTCTTTCCTCGGCAGTGGATATCACCGAGCAGAAGCGTGCCGAGGAGGAGCTTATCAGGGCGAAGGAGCGCGCCGAGATTGCCAGCAGGGCAAAGTCGGAGTTCCTGGCACATATGAGCCACGAGATAAGGACGCCCCTCAACGGCATTATCGGCATCACGGAGCTGCTCCTGAGGGCGGAGCCCAATGAGGCCCAGAGGGAATACCTTTCCATGGTCAAGATCTCCACAAGGAACCTTCTGGGTATTCTCAGCAACGTGCTGGACATGGCAAAGATTGAGGCGCTGAAGCTTGAGCCCAAGAAAGTTGATTTCAATATAAGGAAGAGCTTCAGCGAGACGCTGAAAATTCAGAAGGCCATTGCCGAACAGAAGGGGCTTTCATTCTCTATCGTTTTTTCCAGGTCTCTGCCGGAAATGCTCTGCGGTGACTTCACGCGGCTGAACCAGATAATGCTTAACCTTTGCGACAATGCAATCCGTTATACAGAAAAGGGGCATGTCAATATCTCGGTGGAGGTTGAGAGGTCGTCCCCCGGGGGAGTTCTGATTCATTGCACGGTAAAGGATACCGGCTGCGGAATCCCCGGCGACCTGCACAAGGCGGTTTTTGAGCCTTTTTTCCGCGGCGAGACTTCTTACACGAAAAAATTGGACGGCATGGGGCTGGGCCTTGCAATCAGCAAGGGCATTGCGGAGCTTTTGGGGGGGCGCATGTGGCTTGAGAGCGAGCCGGGAGAGGGGAGCACATTCCATTTTACGGTGCTCCTCCAGGAAAAATGCCAGGAAGCAGAGGTGAAGGGAACAGCATTGTCCCGGGAGCTTCCTTCACCACTCAAGGTGCTTGTCGCTGAAGACGAGGTAATAAACAGGAGGGTCATTGCGGATTTCCTGAAAGACGAGGGCCACACGGTGGTGCAGGTGGGCAACGGGGAGAAGGTTCTCGAAGCCCTGGAGAGGGAGCCCTTCGATCTTATTCTTATGGATATTAGGATGCCCGTGATGAACGGCATTGAAGCGACGAGGAGAGTGAGGCAGAAGTGGGGGAGCAAGGTTCATATCATAGCCCTCACGGCCTATTGCCTCGAGGAGGATACAAAGAATTTTCTCGAGGCGGGGGTGAATGACTGTCTCTATAAGCCTTTTGAATTCTTAGATCTGAAGGACGCCCTTCTCAAGGTGCCTCAGAGAGGCGCCGGAGTATGTGAGGCAAGGAGTGTCAGGATGGGCAGGTGA